In Streptomyces sp. RFCAC02, the following proteins share a genomic window:
- a CDS encoding RDD family protein has product MASIPDEADEGWLLLVTATDVLLALGAGIAGAQVYAPDDIGGVALSFVGCALAFSFVNHVFGMWVLRASIGKLVWGLRVVRVPEGGRPGFWRAVARWLVGYVLFALMALIEDGGGVGEACSLRTVRRRDLRRYAGGGYRA; this is encoded by the coding sequence ATGGCATCGATACCCGACGAGGCCGACGAGGGCTGGCTGCTGCTGGTCACGGCCACTGACGTACTGCTCGCCCTGGGGGCCGGGATCGCCGGTGCGCAGGTGTACGCGCCGGACGACATCGGGGGAGTGGCGCTGTCGTTCGTCGGCTGCGCGCTGGCCTTCTCCTTCGTCAACCACGTGTTCGGCATGTGGGTGCTGCGCGCCAGCATCGGCAAGCTGGTGTGGGGGCTGCGGGTGGTCCGGGTGCCCGAGGGCGGGCGGCCCGGGTTCTGGCGCGCGGTGGCCCGCTGGCTCGTCGGCTACGTGCTCTTCGCGCTGATGGCGCTCATCGAGGACGGCGGCGGCGTGGGGGAGGCGTGCAGCCTGCGCACCGTCCGCCGCCGCGACCTGCGCCGTTACGCCGGTGGCGGCTACCGCGCCTAG